The Arthrobacter sp. NicSoilC5 genome has a window encoding:
- a CDS encoding DUF3618 domain-containing protein: MSDNPDVIRADIEATRARLGTNVDAVADKVTPSNIVHRQTDKVRDAVTGVKEKIMGAADTAGTKVHDTTATGAGHTTNAMHTAGDNLHQATDTVSAKLSDAGQAVSHAPDQVKAKTAGNPLAAGLIAFGAGMLISSLIPASDKEREAADQLKTAAQPLATQVTDAAKTMAQDLKEPAQEAMENVKATATDAAQNVKTEGQYAATDVKDRATDAKDTIQNT, from the coding sequence ATGAGCGACAACCCTGACGTCATCCGCGCAGACATAGAAGCCACCCGGGCACGCCTGGGCACCAACGTGGACGCCGTGGCCGACAAAGTCACCCCGTCCAACATCGTCCACCGCCAAACCGACAAGGTCCGCGACGCCGTGACCGGGGTGAAGGAGAAAATCATGGGAGCAGCAGACACCGCCGGCACCAAAGTCCACGACACCACCGCCACCGGAGCCGGGCACACCACCAACGCCATGCACACCGCAGGCGACAACCTGCACCAGGCCACAGACACCGTCTCCGCGAAACTCTCCGACGCCGGCCAGGCCGTCTCCCACGCCCCGGACCAGGTCAAAGCCAAAACCGCCGGCAACCCCCTGGCCGCCGGCCTCATCGCCTTCGGCGCCGGCATGCTGATCTCCTCCCTGATCCCGGCCAGCGACAAAGAACGCGAAGCCGCGGACCAACTCAAAACCGCAGCCCAGCCCCTGGCAACCCAGGTCACCGACGCCGCCAAAACCATGGCCCAGGACCTCAAGGAACCCGCCCAGGAAGCCATGGAAAACGTCAAGGCCACCGCCACCGACGCCGCCCAAAACGTCAAAACCGAAGGCCAATACGCAGCCACCGACGTCAAAGACCGCGCAACCGACGCCAAAGACACCATCCAAAACACCTAG
- a CDS encoding D-arabinono-1,4-lactone oxidase: MKNWAGNLEYSSADVSRPESVAELASIVAASPRIKALGSRHSFNRVGDTDGVHVLLDALPQQVELDSGRGTVRVSGGVSYGALCRTLEDAGVAIHNLASLPHISVAGAVQTGTHGSGVNNPALAGAVESIDLVRASGEQVTLTREDGDEFLASVVGIGALGIVTGLELAVRPSFRMRQRVLEDLPWDNALGDFAGIVSSAYSVSLFTDYAGSSINQVWLKALDGEEPLPNLFGATAALHPRHPLPDMSAENCTAQLDEPGLWLDRLPHFRHEFTPSNGDELQSEFILPLEHAPAALQAVRALAEDLAPLLFVSEIRTGAADEFWLSPFYRQQSAALHFTWKPLQPEVEGFLPVLEEALRPFGARPHWGKLFTPEGYDWEALYPRFADFRAFAAGHDPEGKFRNALLDSILGVPARR, encoded by the coding sequence ATGAAGAACTGGGCAGGAAACCTCGAATACTCCTCCGCGGATGTCAGTCGGCCGGAATCAGTAGCGGAACTGGCATCCATCGTGGCCGCTTCGCCGCGGATCAAGGCCCTGGGGTCCCGGCACTCGTTCAACCGGGTGGGAGACACCGACGGCGTGCACGTGCTGCTCGATGCGCTGCCGCAGCAGGTGGAGCTGGATTCCGGCCGCGGAACAGTGCGCGTCAGCGGCGGCGTGAGTTACGGGGCGCTCTGCCGGACGCTTGAGGATGCCGGCGTCGCCATCCACAACCTTGCCTCGCTGCCGCACATCTCGGTGGCAGGCGCGGTGCAGACCGGCACGCACGGGTCCGGTGTGAACAACCCGGCCCTCGCCGGTGCCGTGGAATCCATCGACCTGGTCCGGGCCTCCGGAGAGCAGGTCACGCTGACCCGGGAGGACGGCGACGAGTTCCTGGCAAGCGTGGTGGGCATCGGGGCCCTGGGCATTGTCACCGGGCTGGAACTGGCGGTGCGGCCCAGCTTCAGGATGCGCCAGCGGGTTCTGGAGGACCTGCCGTGGGACAACGCCCTGGGAGATTTCGCCGGAATCGTGTCCAGCGCCTACAGCGTGAGCCTCTTTACGGACTACGCGGGCAGCAGCATCAACCAGGTATGGCTCAAAGCGCTCGACGGGGAGGAGCCGCTTCCAAACCTCTTCGGGGCAACCGCCGCGCTGCATCCCCGGCACCCCCTGCCGGACATGTCAGCGGAGAACTGCACGGCGCAGTTGGACGAACCCGGGCTGTGGCTGGACCGGCTCCCGCACTTCCGGCACGAGTTCACCCCAAGCAACGGAGACGAACTCCAGAGCGAGTTCATCCTTCCCCTGGAGCACGCCCCCGCTGCCCTCCAGGCAGTCCGCGCGCTGGCCGAAGACCTTGCCCCGCTGCTGTTCGTCTCGGAAATCCGCACCGGCGCCGCCGACGAATTCTGGCTCAGCCCGTTCTACCGGCAGCAAAGCGCTGCGCTGCACTTCACGTGGAAACCGCTGCAGCCTGAGGTGGAAGGCTTCCTCCCGGTCCTTGAGGAAGCCCTGCGGCCCTTCGGTGCCCGCCCGCACTGGGGCAAGCTGTTCACGCCGGAGGGCTATGACTGGGAGGCGCTGTACCCGCGCTTCGCCGATTTCCGGGCCTTTGCGGCCGGCCATGACCCCGAGGGCAAGTTCCGCAACGCCCTGCTGGACAGCATCCTCGGGGTACCGGCACGCCGGTAG
- a CDS encoding Vms1/Ankzf1 family peptidyl-tRNA hydrolase, with translation MTTNLQKYADLYRTPGPWCTAYVDAGTGTVDTLEAGDVRAGNTRARLEAQGATSADVEAMEQALQPAAGIPSPVARFVLVHAGKAVVNEVLPGDPVMPERLAVEPVPDLLPLVKHRPEDLAYVVAEVSREHGEIRLYRAGARIPAFVQDVEGESEHVHKFHGGGWSELRFQHHTEDVWRRNADEVAGEIDRVANASGARLIVLAGDIRARGLVKDNLSEAGRALVSEVESHTHTAGAGSANLEDHVNQHVAELWAEEQQAVMDRLAVQEGQANPEAAHGIGAVVHALQQAQADVLIFDDAALSGRTLLALDAEPWVATAREEALAARILGEVPAPAALLRAAALTDARVLLVPGPVLPKGVHIAALLRWSSGPDVPSS, from the coding sequence ATGACCACGAACCTGCAGAAATATGCCGATCTCTACCGCACTCCCGGCCCGTGGTGCACGGCCTACGTGGACGCGGGAACCGGAACAGTGGACACCCTTGAAGCCGGGGATGTCAGGGCCGGAAATACCCGCGCCCGGCTTGAAGCGCAGGGGGCAACCTCCGCCGATGTCGAGGCAATGGAGCAGGCCCTCCAGCCGGCCGCCGGGATCCCCTCCCCCGTGGCACGCTTCGTCCTGGTCCACGCAGGGAAGGCCGTAGTCAATGAGGTGCTTCCCGGCGATCCCGTCATGCCGGAGCGGCTCGCAGTGGAGCCCGTCCCGGACCTGCTGCCGCTGGTCAAGCACCGGCCCGAAGACCTTGCCTACGTTGTGGCGGAAGTAAGCCGGGAGCACGGTGAAATCCGGCTGTACCGGGCCGGAGCCAGGATTCCCGCCTTCGTACAGGACGTGGAGGGAGAATCCGAACACGTGCACAAGTTCCATGGCGGGGGTTGGTCTGAATTGCGGTTCCAGCACCACACCGAAGACGTCTGGCGCCGTAACGCGGACGAAGTGGCAGGCGAAATCGACAGGGTGGCCAACGCCAGCGGCGCCCGGCTCATCGTGCTGGCCGGCGACATCCGTGCCAGGGGCCTGGTCAAGGACAACCTCTCCGAAGCCGGCAGGGCTTTGGTGTCGGAGGTGGAGTCCCACACCCACACCGCCGGGGCTGGCAGCGCCAACCTGGAGGACCACGTCAACCAGCACGTTGCTGAGCTGTGGGCGGAGGAGCAGCAGGCTGTCATGGACAGGCTGGCCGTCCAGGAGGGCCAGGCCAATCCCGAGGCAGCCCATGGCATCGGAGCGGTGGTGCATGCACTCCAGCAGGCACAGGCGGACGTCCTGATCTTTGATGATGCCGCCCTGTCCGGACGGACCCTGCTGGCCCTGGACGCCGAACCGTGGGTTGCCACAGCCCGGGAAGAAGCCCTGGCTGCCCGCATCCTGGGAGAAGTGCCGGCCCCGGCGGCGCTGCTTCGCGCAGCCGCCCTCACCGACGCCCGCGTTCTCCTGGTTCCGGGACCGGTCCTGCCCAAGGGCGTGCATATCGCGGCACTGCTGCGCTGGTCCTCGGGACCGGACGTCCCGTCGTCGTAA
- a CDS encoding alpha/beta hydrolase, translated as MDIILVPGFWLDASSWEEVTPALEAAGHRTHPLTLPGKESVDAARSGINLQDHIDTVVEFLDGLPGKVVLVGHSGGGAIIHGAVDARPDKVARAVYVDSGPLGEGGVINDELPAVGDDVPLPPWEDFDDADLVDLDEGLRQAFRDRAVPEPRGVAYGKQQLHDERRYEVPATVIACEFPSAMIREWIAAGHPFVAELAKVRDVEYIDLPTGHWPQFTKPEQLARAILAAVDRTTTRQV; from the coding sequence ATGGACATCATCCTGGTTCCCGGTTTCTGGTTGGACGCCTCATCCTGGGAGGAGGTGACCCCTGCCCTGGAGGCAGCAGGGCACCGGACCCACCCCCTCACCCTCCCGGGGAAGGAATCCGTGGACGCCGCCAGATCGGGCATCAATCTGCAGGACCACATCGACACGGTGGTGGAGTTCCTGGACGGCCTCCCCGGCAAGGTGGTCCTGGTGGGCCATTCCGGTGGCGGTGCCATCATCCACGGCGCGGTGGATGCGCGGCCGGACAAGGTGGCGCGTGCCGTGTACGTGGACAGCGGACCGCTCGGTGAAGGCGGTGTCATCAATGACGAACTGCCGGCCGTTGGGGATGACGTCCCCCTGCCTCCCTGGGAGGACTTTGACGATGCCGACCTGGTGGATCTCGATGAGGGGCTTCGCCAGGCCTTCCGTGACCGTGCCGTTCCGGAGCCCCGGGGCGTGGCGTACGGCAAGCAGCAGCTGCATGACGAGCGCCGCTACGAAGTCCCCGCCACCGTGATCGCCTGCGAGTTCCCGTCCGCCATGATCCGGGAATGGATCGCAGCGGGGCATCCGTTCGTCGCGGAACTGGCCAAGGTCCGGGATGTCGAGTACATCGACCTGCCCACCGGGCACTGGCCGCAGTTCACCAAACCGGAGCAACTGGCACGCGCCATCCTGGCGGCCGTCGACCGGACCACTACGCGCCAGGTTTGA
- a CDS encoding LysR family substrate-binding domain-containing protein produces MPDAQPAPDEAAPRVLRVAYVAGVTPGKWIRRWEERMPHIPLEAFMIDDGVQRQVLDGGRADMAFVRLPIDRDGLSVIPLYEEQPVVVAPKGHEISVFEEVALADLAQESFLDAAALGGPETALQVVASGAGLLVLPMSVARHFNVKDTVARRLTGAEESEIALAWPAEATDDVLEEFIGVVRGRTAQSSRQPSAQPQKVKKEPKPDRRGTGTKKAPKVAQRYAPNPDKGRGKGSRKKGKR; encoded by the coding sequence ATGCCTGATGCCCAGCCCGCCCCCGACGAGGCGGCGCCGCGGGTGCTGCGCGTCGCGTATGTGGCAGGGGTGACGCCGGGAAAGTGGATCCGCCGCTGGGAAGAGCGGATGCCCCATATTCCCCTTGAAGCATTCATGATCGACGACGGCGTGCAGCGCCAGGTGCTGGATGGCGGCCGGGCTGACATGGCCTTCGTCCGCCTTCCGATTGACCGGGACGGCCTCAGCGTCATCCCGCTCTACGAGGAACAACCCGTGGTGGTTGCCCCCAAGGGCCACGAGATCTCAGTGTTCGAGGAAGTGGCCCTTGCCGACCTTGCCCAGGAGTCCTTCCTCGATGCTGCTGCCTTAGGCGGCCCGGAGACGGCGCTCCAGGTGGTGGCCTCCGGGGCCGGGCTGCTGGTCCTCCCAATGTCAGTGGCGCGCCACTTCAACGTCAAAGACACCGTGGCGCGCAGGCTCACCGGGGCGGAGGAGAGCGAAATCGCCCTGGCCTGGCCCGCGGAGGCCACGGACGACGTGCTGGAGGAATTCATTGGCGTGGTGCGCGGCCGCACCGCCCAGAGCTCCCGCCAGCCCTCCGCCCAGCCGCAAAAGGTGAAGAAGGAACCCAAACCGGACCGCCGCGGCACCGGAACCAAAAAAGCGCCCAAGGTGGCCCAGCGCTATGCCCCCAACCCTGACAAGGGCCGCGGCAAGGGATCGCGGAAGAAGGGCAAGCGCTAG
- a CDS encoding pyridoxamine 5'-phosphate oxidase family protein, with amino-acid sequence MTDAQSISKVTEIINDSKIGMVTTINEAGALVSRPLAVQEVKDDGDMWFFTGLGTSQVAHVQADPRVNVAFGKKTEWVSVAGTAEVVTDRAKIHEMWNQVVEAWFPDGPDTPEVCLLRVDSDSAEYWTSPGGTAATVLQWVKSKVTNSRMSVGESGTVEL; translated from the coding sequence ATGACTGACGCCCAGAGCATCAGCAAGGTTACGGAGATCATCAACGATTCCAAGATCGGAATGGTCACCACCATCAACGAAGCAGGCGCCCTCGTCAGCCGGCCGCTGGCGGTCCAGGAGGTCAAGGACGACGGCGACATGTGGTTCTTCACGGGCCTTGGCACCTCGCAGGTAGCGCACGTCCAGGCCGACCCGCGCGTCAACGTCGCCTTTGGCAAGAAGACCGAATGGGTGTCCGTTGCCGGAACCGCGGAAGTGGTCACGGACCGGGCCAAGATCCACGAGATGTGGAACCAGGTTGTTGAAGCATGGTTCCCGGACGGTCCGGACACGCCCGAGGTGTGCCTGCTGCGGGTCGATTCGGATTCCGCCGAGTACTGGACCAGCCCGGGCGGCACCGCTGCCACGGTGCTTCAGTGGGTGAAGTCAAAAGTCACCAACAGTCGGATGAGCGTCGGCGAAAGCGGCACTGTGGAGCTGTAG
- a CDS encoding amidase, protein MKQAQATQQLAAGATFDVVEAGIGRLRAALDAGVVTSEDLVRLYLARVEKYDSSGICLNSLVVMNPEAIAEAQESDRRRAAGFTLGPLDGVPYTAKDSYQVKGLTVAAGSPAFKDLVAQRDAFTIERLRAGGAVLIGLTNMPPMANGGMQRGVYGRAESPYNADFLPAAFASGSSNGSGTATAASFAAFGLAEETWSSGRAPASNNALCAYTPSRGVISVRGNWPLVPTMDVVVPHTRTMTDLLEVLDVVVADDAEPRGDFWRVQPWIPVPKASTVRPASYLDLAVPDAAAAAGVLAGKRLGVPRMYINADPEAGTAEAPGIGGSTGQRIETRASIMELWNAARRDLEAAGADVVEVDFPVVSNYEGDRPGAPTIATRGLVSPEYLRREIVDLSAWAWNDFLEANGDPQLNRLADVDGSAIFPAPDGALPDRYDGFDDDISDYPGWIRGHGVPVLADIPHLPAGLAGLEETRRVDLEEWMDRLGLDAVVFPAAADVAPADADTNPASADAAWRNGVWVANGNLVPRHLGIPTVTVPMGIAADIAMPVGLTIAGKAYSDTGLLRLAAAIEATGSRRMPPPRTTTPRTTTPRNERSS, encoded by the coding sequence ATGAAGCAGGCACAGGCCACTCAACAGTTGGCCGCTGGGGCGACTTTCGACGTGGTGGAGGCCGGCATTGGCCGGCTCCGGGCAGCCCTTGACGCGGGGGTGGTCACTTCCGAAGACCTGGTCCGACTCTATTTGGCGCGCGTCGAGAAATATGACTCATCAGGAATATGTTTGAACTCGCTCGTCGTGATGAACCCCGAGGCCATCGCCGAGGCGCAGGAGTCGGACCGCCGCCGTGCCGCCGGTTTCACGCTGGGCCCCCTGGACGGCGTCCCCTACACCGCAAAGGACAGCTACCAGGTCAAAGGCCTTACCGTGGCTGCCGGTTCACCCGCGTTCAAGGACCTGGTGGCACAGCGCGACGCCTTTACCATCGAACGGCTGCGGGCCGGGGGCGCCGTCCTGATCGGGCTGACCAACATGCCGCCCATGGCCAACGGAGGTATGCAACGCGGAGTATATGGGCGGGCGGAGAGCCCTTACAACGCCGATTTCCTCCCGGCCGCCTTTGCCTCCGGGTCATCCAACGGGTCCGGCACGGCCACTGCGGCGAGCTTCGCAGCCTTCGGACTGGCGGAGGAAACGTGGTCCTCAGGCCGGGCCCCGGCATCGAACAACGCCCTGTGCGCCTATACACCCTCCCGCGGCGTCATCTCCGTGCGTGGGAACTGGCCCCTGGTGCCCACCATGGATGTCGTGGTTCCGCACACCCGCACTATGACGGACCTGCTGGAGGTCCTGGACGTGGTGGTGGCGGACGACGCCGAGCCACGCGGCGACTTCTGGCGTGTCCAGCCCTGGATCCCGGTGCCCAAGGCATCCACCGTCCGGCCGGCGTCGTACCTTGACCTCGCCGTTCCGGACGCCGCCGCGGCGGCAGGCGTACTCGCCGGGAAGCGGCTGGGCGTGCCGCGGATGTACATCAACGCGGACCCGGAGGCCGGCACTGCCGAAGCGCCAGGCATCGGCGGGTCCACAGGGCAGCGGATCGAAACCCGCGCATCCATCATGGAGCTGTGGAACGCGGCCCGCCGCGACCTCGAAGCCGCAGGCGCCGACGTGGTGGAGGTGGACTTCCCCGTGGTCTCCAACTACGAAGGCGACCGGCCCGGCGCGCCCACCATCGCCACCCGGGGGCTGGTGTCCCCGGAATACCTGCGGCGGGAAATCGTGGACCTGTCGGCCTGGGCGTGGAATGACTTCCTGGAGGCCAACGGGGACCCGCAGCTGAACCGCCTTGCCGACGTCGACGGTTCCGCCATCTTCCCGGCCCCGGACGGGGCGCTTCCGGACCGCTACGACGGCTTCGATGACGACATCAGCGACTATCCCGGCTGGATCCGCGGGCACGGCGTGCCCGTCCTGGCCGACATTCCGCACCTGCCCGCGGGCCTGGCAGGGCTGGAGGAAACCCGCCGGGTGGACCTGGAGGAATGGATGGACCGGCTGGGCCTGGACGCCGTGGTGTTCCCGGCGGCGGCCGATGTTGCCCCGGCGGACGCGGACACCAACCCGGCCTCGGCGGACGCCGCCTGGCGCAACGGCGTATGGGTGGCCAACGGGAACCTGGTCCCCCGGCACCTTGGCATCCCCACGGTCACGGTTCCCATGGGCATCGCGGCGGACATCGCCATGCCGGTGGGCCTCACCATCGCCGGCAAAGCCTACAGCGATACCGGCCTGCTCCGGCTGGCCGCGGCCATCGAAGCAACCGGGAGCCGCCGCATGCCCCCGCCCCGCACCACCACACCCCGCACCACCACACCCCGCAACGAAAGAAGCTCCTGA
- a CDS encoding DUF5997 family protein, protein MTSANSQSMKPATVAKKLGIYLPATPQEFQDSTITREEFAELQANPPEWLAELRRNGPHPRPVVAQKLNVSISGLARGGVEEALTTAEITALLQAPPQWLVTERATHAAVRAEAQRVKDEAAKKQAKKDRAQA, encoded by the coding sequence ATGACCTCTGCAAACTCCCAGTCCATGAAGCCGGCCACCGTTGCCAAGAAACTTGGCATCTACCTGCCGGCCACCCCGCAGGAGTTCCAGGATTCAACCATTACCCGTGAGGAGTTCGCCGAACTCCAGGCCAACCCGCCGGAATGGCTTGCCGAACTCCGCCGCAATGGGCCGCACCCCCGCCCCGTGGTGGCCCAGAAGCTGAACGTGTCCATCAGCGGCCTGGCACGCGGCGGCGTGGAAGAAGCGCTCACGACGGCGGAGATCACCGCGCTGCTGCAGGCTCCCCCGCAGTGGCTCGTCACCGAACGCGCCACGCACGCTGCAGTCCGTGCCGAGGCCCAGCGGGTCAAGGACGAGGCCGCGAAGAAGCAGGCAAAGAAGGACCGCGCCCAGGCTTAG
- a CDS encoding MarR family transcriptional regulator, producing MTSNLDPDARSSYRLITLAARLIQRRQDDALAPLGLTRAAVIALEGLTGGPLNQEQLADAIRVQSQTLGRVLTRLEGTGLITRTRHASDRRQLKVELTDAGVAAVEAARQAEINAYPDDPDIGWKELREELTKFVRAVPLNRESGVVPFAPPEHRGGHRPQTGRAAGIRGWEQPHQN from the coding sequence ATGACCAGCAATCTCGATCCCGACGCCCGGAGCAGCTACCGCCTGATCACTTTGGCGGCCCGGCTCATCCAGCGGCGCCAGGACGATGCACTGGCCCCCCTTGGCCTCACCCGTGCCGCAGTTATTGCACTGGAAGGCCTGACGGGGGGCCCACTGAACCAGGAACAGCTTGCCGATGCGATCAGGGTCCAGAGCCAAACACTGGGCCGGGTCCTGACCCGGCTTGAGGGCACAGGACTCATCACCAGGACCCGGCACGCCTCGGACCGCCGCCAGCTGAAAGTGGAGCTGACGGACGCCGGCGTTGCCGCCGTCGAAGCGGCGCGCCAAGCGGAGATCAACGCCTATCCGGACGATCCGGACATCGGGTGGAAGGAACTCCGGGAGGAACTCACCAAGTTTGTCCGTGCCGTCCCACTCAACCGCGAAAGCGGCGTGGTTCCGTTTGCTCCGCCGGAACACCGGGGCGGACACCGTCCCCAGACCGGGCGGGCAGCCGGAATCCGTGGCTGGGAACAGCCACACCAGAACTGA
- a CDS encoding VOC family protein: MRLKMCSIHVQDPAAAHAFYTGTLGFDTLMAMPEYNLYIIKDPGAADSSVGLLLEPSDNPIGASYMNAVREAGLPAIVFGVPDVQAEYDRLSAAGVSFKTPPTTDSFGTSAVFDDGCGNYIQIHQD; encoded by the coding sequence ATGCGACTCAAAATGTGCAGCATCCACGTCCAGGACCCCGCGGCCGCCCACGCCTTCTACACCGGCACGCTCGGCTTTGACACCCTCATGGCCATGCCGGAGTACAACCTGTACATCATCAAGGATCCGGGGGCGGCCGACAGTTCGGTGGGGCTGCTCCTGGAGCCCAGCGACAACCCGATCGGCGCCAGCTACATGAACGCCGTGCGTGAGGCCGGCCTCCCCGCCATCGTTTTCGGGGTACCCGATGTCCAGGCAGAATATGACCGCCTGTCGGCCGCCGGGGTCAGCTTCAAGACTCCGCCCACCACGGACTCATTTGGGACCAGCGCCGTGTTCGACGACGGCTGCGGCAACTACATCCAGATCCACCAGGACTGA
- a CDS encoding phage holin family protein — protein sequence MSSQIPEPPPSAAHVKADNASLGDLLGDVTRDLSTLMRQEVELAKAELKQSTSRAGKGAGMLAGAGIGGHFVLLFLSLALMWALGAIMALGWAALIVAVIWAIIAAVLASTGRKELKQIKGLPQTGETLSEIPPTLKPGEVNR from the coding sequence ATGAGTAGCCAGATTCCGGAGCCGCCGCCCAGCGCGGCGCACGTGAAAGCGGACAACGCCTCACTCGGTGACCTGCTCGGGGACGTGACCCGTGACCTGTCCACCCTGATGCGCCAGGAAGTGGAACTGGCCAAAGCCGAACTCAAACAATCCACCTCCCGCGCAGGCAAAGGCGCCGGCATGCTCGCCGGCGCCGGGATCGGCGGACACTTCGTCCTGCTCTTCCTCTCCCTGGCCCTGATGTGGGCCCTGGGCGCCATCATGGCCCTGGGCTGGGCCGCACTGATCGTCGCCGTCATCTGGGCCATCATCGCCGCCGTCCTGGCCTCCACCGGCCGCAAGGAACTCAAACAGATCAAAGGCCTGCCCCAAACCGGCGAAACCCTCTCAGAAATTCCCCCAACCCTAAAACCAGGTGAGGTAAACCGATGA
- a CDS encoding agmatine deiminase family protein, giving the protein MAFIYSTAVGGSAAPGHAAVSTASRMPAEWDAHQRTWMAFPPPNETFGPVGSSTLDRARAAWTKVARTIARYEPVTVVADPRDATAAREWLGQGIDVLAVPLDDAWLRDSGPTFVHAADGSLAAVDWIFNGWGAQDWAAWAKDQDVARSVAAGTNVPVRRSSLVNEGGGFHVDGEGTVLLTETVQLDPGRNPGATKESVEAEIHAALGTTKTIWLPRGLTRDYDEFGTRGHVDIVAAFAGPGTILLHRQDDPAHPDHAVYLQLKAVLAGQLDAQGRPLRIIDVPAPTTLRDEEGWVDWSYINHYVANNVVVLCGFNDPNDTIAAGILERAYPGRTVELVDARDIFAFGGGIHCITQQQPARREGDAA; this is encoded by the coding sequence ATGGCATTCATTTATTCGACAGCAGTCGGTGGCAGCGCCGCCCCTGGCCACGCGGCCGTCAGTACCGCGTCCCGCATGCCCGCCGAGTGGGACGCCCACCAGCGGACCTGGATGGCCTTTCCGCCGCCAAACGAGACCTTCGGGCCGGTGGGAAGCTCCACCCTGGACCGTGCGCGGGCCGCCTGGACCAAGGTGGCCCGGACCATCGCACGGTACGAGCCCGTTACGGTCGTCGCCGATCCGCGCGATGCCACCGCCGCGCGGGAATGGCTCGGCCAGGGCATCGACGTTCTGGCCGTTCCGCTGGACGACGCCTGGCTGCGGGACAGCGGCCCCACGTTCGTTCATGCGGCGGACGGTTCACTCGCCGCAGTTGACTGGATCTTCAATGGCTGGGGCGCACAGGACTGGGCTGCCTGGGCCAAGGACCAGGACGTAGCCCGGAGCGTGGCAGCCGGCACCAATGTGCCAGTCAGGCGAAGCTCCCTGGTGAACGAAGGCGGCGGATTCCATGTGGACGGTGAAGGCACGGTGCTGCTGACCGAAACGGTGCAGCTCGATCCCGGCCGAAACCCCGGCGCCACCAAAGAGTCCGTCGAGGCGGAAATCCATGCAGCCCTGGGCACCACCAAGACCATCTGGCTTCCCCGCGGGCTCACCCGGGACTATGACGAGTTCGGCACCCGCGGCCATGTGGACATCGTGGCCGCCTTTGCCGGCCCGGGAACCATCCTGCTCCACCGCCAGGATGATCCCGCCCACCCGGACCACGCCGTCTATCTGCAGCTGAAGGCAGTCCTTGCCGGGCAGTTGGACGCCCAGGGCCGGCCGCTGCGCATCATCGACGTTCCAGCCCCCACCACGCTCAGGGATGAAGAGGGCTGGGTGGACTGGTCCTACATCAACCACTACGTGGCCAACAACGTGGTGGTGCTCTGCGGGTTCAACGATCCGAATGACACCATCGCCGCCGGCATCCTGGAGCGCGCCTACCCCGGACGCACGGTGGAACTGGTGGATGCCCGGGACATCTTCGCCTTCGGCGGCGGCATCCACTGCATCACCCAGCAGCAGCCGGCCCGGCGCGAAGGCGATGCAGCATGA